The proteins below are encoded in one region of Streptomyces roseirectus:
- a CDS encoding enolase C-terminal domain-like protein → MSELISAVEAVDVRFPTSLHLDGSDAMNPEPDYSAAYVTVRTSGGGEGHGLAFTVGRGNEVEVAAVRALAPLVVGLPVEEVLGDLGAFSRRLTGDSQLRWLGPEKGAVHMAAAAIVNAVWDLYGRRTGKPVWRLLSELSPEQLVDLVDFRYLEDALTREEALDILRRAEPGRAERTARLLDRGYPAYTTTPGWLGYDDEKLVRLSKEAVVEGFSLIKLKVGADLDTDVRRMRLARAAVGPDVRIAVDANQAWGVRQAIDWMRALAPYDPYWIEEPTSPDDILGHAVVRAALAPIKVATGEHTHNQVMFKQLLQARALDVLQLDASRTAGVTENVAVLLLAAKFGVPVCPHAGGVGLCEMVQHLAMFDYVAVSGTTDDRVIEYVDHLHEHFTAPVRLRDGRYLAPTTPGLGAELHPASIAAHRYPDGPVWREAATP, encoded by the coding sequence ATGTCTGAACTGATCAGCGCCGTCGAGGCGGTCGACGTCCGGTTCCCGACCTCGCTGCATCTCGACGGCTCCGACGCGATGAACCCCGAACCCGACTACTCGGCCGCGTATGTGACGGTCCGCACCAGCGGCGGGGGCGAGGGGCACGGGCTCGCGTTCACGGTGGGGCGCGGGAACGAGGTCGAGGTCGCCGCCGTGCGCGCGCTGGCCCCGCTGGTGGTGGGGCTCCCGGTGGAGGAGGTGCTGGGTGACCTCGGCGCGTTCTCCCGGCGGCTGACCGGTGACAGCCAACTGCGCTGGCTGGGGCCGGAGAAGGGCGCCGTCCACATGGCCGCGGCGGCGATCGTCAACGCCGTGTGGGACCTGTACGGGCGCCGGACCGGCAAGCCGGTGTGGCGTCTGCTGTCCGAGCTGTCCCCGGAGCAACTGGTCGACCTGGTGGACTTCCGGTACCTGGAGGACGCGCTGACCCGCGAGGAGGCGCTGGACATCCTGCGCCGCGCCGAGCCCGGCCGCGCCGAGCGCACCGCGCGGCTGCTCGACCGGGGCTATCCGGCGTACACGACGACACCCGGCTGGCTCGGTTACGACGACGAGAAGCTGGTGCGCCTGTCCAAGGAGGCCGTCGTCGAGGGGTTTTCCCTGATCAAGCTGAAGGTCGGCGCCGACCTCGACACGGACGTGCGCCGTATGCGGCTCGCGCGGGCGGCGGTCGGTCCTGACGTCCGGATCGCGGTCGACGCGAACCAGGCGTGGGGGGTGCGGCAGGCCATCGACTGGATGCGGGCGCTCGCCCCCTACGACCCGTACTGGATCGAGGAGCCGACCTCGCCGGACGACATCCTCGGCCACGCCGTCGTCCGCGCGGCGCTCGCGCCGATCAAGGTCGCCACGGGTGAACACACCCACAACCAGGTGATGTTCAAGCAGCTCCTCCAGGCCCGCGCCCTCGACGTCCTCCAGCTCGACGCCAGCCGGACCGCCGGCGTCACCGAGAACGTGGCCGTGCTCCTGCTGGCCGCCAAGTTCGGCGTCCCCGTCTGCCCGCACGCGGGCGGCGTCGGGCTGTGCGAGATGGTCCAGCACCTCGCGATGTTCGACTACGTCGCCGTCAGCGGCACCACCGACGACCGTGTCATCGAGTACGTCGACCACCTGCACGAGCACTTCACGGCCCCGGTCCGCCTCCGCGACGGCCGCTACCTCGCCCCCACGACGCCGGGTCTCGGCGCCGAGCTGCACCCCGCCTCGATCGCCGCGCACCGGTATCCGGACGGGCCGGTGTGGCGGGAGGCGGCCACGCCGTGA
- a CDS encoding extracellular solute-binding protein: MTEEPSRRTFVGKAAAVAGSVALAPVLSACGGGGGKQTGSNTRAGLKAALPAYVPSTSLRPDIPSVSGAPDAATDPAFLRYPAERPVTVSGVPGRGGSYTAVTPLWGTVPPPGNSFYRAMNKALGVDLTIKPADGNNYATIVPTMTAAKRLPDWIQLPTWWNANFNLGRLAGTQLADLTPYLSGDKVRRYPNLAAIPTGAWQAGAWGDKLYGLPGGSTRFSIAGTVFHRRDILESRGITADDVTSADDMMNLGKELTDARRGVWAFDQVWTYLFSFWDVPPTWRIVDGELVHKFELPQFLEALDWHHRLAKAGYMHPDALANTPSDTRFYSGKVLIVGGGTGAWNLADHQSGTAADKNYRRGAFNIFAADGKSRPSTFMGASTSIVSYLNARLKPAQIEELLAVADYLAAPYGSREYTMVNYGVEGVHHTMVDGVPTATEDGKKFVQPTTYGFLVQPSSVISNQGADVVTRDFAAFQAANVKALYKPVFWNMNIGMPQDISTALAAQSVDDAVNDCTRGKKKVSEVRAAIDGWRSGSGERLKRWMTENVLDKYGTGQ, translated from the coding sequence ATGACCGAGGAACCGAGCCGGAGAACGTTCGTCGGGAAGGCCGCCGCCGTGGCCGGGAGCGTGGCGCTGGCTCCGGTGCTGTCGGCGTGCGGGGGCGGCGGCGGGAAGCAGACGGGGTCCAACACGCGGGCGGGGCTGAAGGCTGCGCTGCCGGCGTATGTGCCCAGCACGTCCCTCAGGCCGGACATCCCCTCGGTGTCGGGCGCCCCCGACGCGGCCACCGACCCGGCGTTCCTGCGCTACCCCGCCGAACGCCCGGTCACGGTCTCCGGCGTCCCCGGCAGGGGTGGGTCGTACACGGCGGTCACGCCCCTGTGGGGCACCGTGCCGCCGCCCGGGAACTCCTTCTACCGGGCGATGAACAAGGCCCTCGGCGTCGATCTGACGATCAAGCCGGCGGACGGCAACAACTACGCGACGATCGTCCCGACGATGACGGCCGCCAAGCGGCTGCCGGACTGGATCCAGCTCCCGACCTGGTGGAACGCCAACTTCAACCTGGGCCGCCTGGCGGGTACCCAGCTCGCGGACCTCACCCCGTACCTGTCCGGCGACAAGGTCAGGAGGTATCCCAACCTGGCCGCGATCCCCACCGGCGCCTGGCAGGCCGGCGCCTGGGGCGACAAGCTGTACGGCCTGCCGGGCGGCTCCACCCGGTTCTCGATCGCCGGCACGGTCTTCCACCGCCGCGACATCCTGGAGTCGAGGGGGATCACCGCGGACGACGTGACGTCCGCCGACGACATGATGAACCTGGGCAAGGAACTCACCGACGCCAGGCGCGGGGTGTGGGCCTTCGACCAGGTGTGGACGTACCTCTTCTCGTTCTGGGACGTCCCGCCGACGTGGCGGATCGTGGACGGCGAGCTGGTCCACAAGTTCGAGCTGCCGCAGTTCCTGGAGGCGCTGGACTGGCACCACCGGCTCGCGAAGGCCGGCTACATGCACCCGGACGCGCTCGCCAACACCCCCTCGGACACCCGTTTCTACTCCGGGAAGGTCCTGATCGTGGGCGGCGGCACCGGCGCCTGGAACCTCGCCGACCACCAGTCGGGCACCGCCGCCGACAAGAACTACCGGCGCGGCGCGTTCAACATCTTCGCCGCCGACGGCAAGAGCCGCCCCAGCACCTTCATGGGCGCCTCCACCAGCATCGTCAGCTACCTCAACGCCCGTCTGAAGCCCGCCCAGATCGAGGAACTGCTCGCGGTCGCCGACTACTTGGCCGCCCCGTACGGATCGCGCGAGTACACGATGGTCAACTATGGCGTCGAGGGCGTCCACCACACGATGGTGGACGGGGTGCCGACGGCGACGGAGGACGGCAAGAAGTTCGTCCAGCCGACGACGTACGGGTTCCTCGTCCAGCCCTCGTCGGTGATCAGCAACCAGGGCGCGGACGTCGTCACCCGGGACTTCGCGGCGTTCCAGGCGGCCAATGTGAAGGCGCTCTACAAGCCGGTGTTCTGGAACATGAACATCGGCATGCCGCAGGACATCTCGACGGCGCTGGCCGCGCAGTCCGTGGACGACGCCGTCAACGACTGCACGCGCGGCAAGAAGAAGGTGTCGGAGGTGCGGGCCGCCATCGACGGCTGGCGGTCGGGCAGCGGTGAGCGGCTGAAGCGCTGGATGACCGAGAACGTCCTCGACAAGTACGGGACCGGTCAGTGA
- the larA gene encoding nickel-dependent lactate racemase, with the protein MKVRLAYGRSGLDIDVDPHTATVVEPVHHTAAPDQRAALRAALRTPVAGPPLRERVRPGQTVAISACDGTRPQPRRLMIPAVLDELDGIVRPEDVVVLVATGTHRGNTDTELRAMFGDDVVDTVRIVNHDARDAGQLTWMGTYGNRVPVWLNREWAEADVRITTGFVEPHFFAGFSGGPKLVAPGLAALETVLVLHDAARIGDPRATWGVLHGNPVHDDVRAIAEATGVTFALDVVLNRDKDIVAAFGGDLPAMHAAATATARRTAMRPVKAPFDVVVTTNSGFPLDQNLYQAVKGMSAAYQVVRPGGTIVCAAECRDGFPDHGSYREVLASAASPQALFDAITARTETVPDQWQVQIQARIQSGSRVVMHTGFLSDADLASAHLEQTHDISATVADALAAAGPGARVCVLPEGPQTIPYLDGGRP; encoded by the coding sequence GTGAAAGTACGCCTGGCCTACGGGCGTTCGGGCCTCGACATCGACGTGGACCCGCACACCGCGACCGTCGTCGAACCCGTCCACCACACGGCGGCCCCCGACCAACGGGCGGCCCTGCGCGCGGCCCTGCGCACCCCGGTCGCCGGCCCCCCGCTGCGCGAACGCGTCCGACCCGGGCAGACGGTGGCGATCTCGGCCTGCGACGGCACCCGCCCCCAGCCGCGCCGCCTCATGATCCCGGCCGTCCTCGACGAACTCGACGGCATCGTCCGCCCCGAGGACGTCGTCGTCCTCGTCGCCACCGGCACCCACCGCGGCAACACCGACACCGAACTGCGCGCGATGTTCGGCGACGACGTCGTCGACACCGTACGGATCGTCAACCACGACGCCCGCGACGCCGGGCAGCTGACCTGGATGGGCACCTACGGCAACCGGGTCCCGGTGTGGCTCAACCGGGAGTGGGCCGAGGCGGACGTCCGCATCACCACCGGCTTCGTCGAACCCCACTTCTTCGCGGGCTTCTCGGGCGGCCCCAAACTCGTCGCCCCCGGCCTCGCCGCCCTGGAGACCGTCCTCGTCCTGCACGACGCCGCCCGCATCGGCGACCCGCGCGCCACCTGGGGCGTCCTGCACGGCAACCCGGTCCACGACGACGTCCGCGCCATCGCCGAGGCCACCGGCGTCACCTTCGCGCTGGACGTCGTCCTCAACCGCGACAAGGACATCGTGGCCGCGTTCGGCGGCGACCTGCCGGCGATGCACGCGGCGGCCACCGCGACCGCCCGCCGCACGGCGATGCGCCCCGTGAAAGCCCCGTTCGACGTCGTCGTCACCACCAACTCCGGCTTCCCGCTGGACCAGAACCTCTACCAGGCCGTCAAAGGCATGTCCGCCGCCTACCAGGTGGTCCGCCCCGGCGGGACGATCGTCTGCGCCGCCGAGTGCCGCGACGGCTTCCCCGACCACGGCTCCTACCGCGAGGTCCTGGCCTCCGCCGCCTCCCCGCAGGCCCTCTTCGACGCCATCACCGCCCGCACCGAGACCGTGCCCGACCAGTGGCAGGTGCAGATCCAGGCCCGCATCCAGTCCGGCAGCCGCGTCGTCATGCACACCGGGTTCCTCAGCGACGCCGACCTCGCGAGCGCCCACCTGGAACAGACCCACGACATCTCGGCCACCGTCGCCGACGCCCTCGCCGCGGCCGGGCCCGGCGCCCGGGTGTGCGTCCTGCCCGAAGGCCCCCAGACGATCCCCTACCTCGACGGAGGCCGCCCGTGA
- a CDS encoding sugar ABC transporter ATP-binding protein, whose amino-acid sequence MVAAVPVAEAAGITKRFGSTVALDGARITVEPGQTHALVGRNGAGKSTLVSVLTGLQAPDAGTVTFGGEPAPRLADRDAWRRRVACVYQKSTIIPQLTVAENLFLGRHARGRAGLIDWRTLRTRARDLLRTWSVDVDVRTPAGELDVEQRQFVEIARALSFGARFIILDEPTAQLDAAAISRLFGRIRDLQEQGVTFLFISHHLQEIYEICDTVTVFRDARHILTAPVAGLPRAELVAAMTGDGAAESARGRARAADPSAPAVLAVDGAALAGAYDGVSFTVRAGEIVGLAGAASSGRTELAETVAGLRGADAGTVEVAGVRPRPGSVPAALRAGVGFVPQDRHHQGYVPGMSIADNGTLTIPGQLGRRGFIDRRRRDALAEEMIANLAIKTPGPGLEVSGLSGGNQQKVVMARALASDPRVLVLINPTAGVDVRSKEFLLGKVEETAESGTGVLIASDELDDLRMCDRVLVMFQGRVVAEKTSGWHDHELVAAMEGVDLDV is encoded by the coding sequence ATGGTTGCTGCTGTGCCCGTCGCCGAGGCGGCGGGGATCACGAAGCGGTTCGGCTCCACGGTCGCGCTCGACGGCGCGCGGATCACCGTCGAACCGGGCCAGACGCACGCGCTGGTGGGCCGCAACGGCGCCGGGAAGTCGACGCTGGTGTCGGTCCTCACCGGCCTCCAGGCCCCCGACGCCGGCACGGTGACCTTCGGCGGCGAGCCGGCGCCCCGTCTCGCCGACCGGGACGCCTGGCGGCGCCGGGTCGCCTGCGTCTACCAGAAGTCGACGATCATCCCCCAACTGACGGTCGCGGAGAACCTGTTCCTGGGCCGCCACGCCCGGGGCCGGGCCGGTCTGATCGACTGGCGGACCCTGCGCACCCGGGCCCGCGACCTGCTGCGGACCTGGTCGGTCGACGTCGACGTCCGCACCCCGGCCGGTGAACTCGACGTCGAGCAGCGGCAGTTCGTGGAGATCGCGCGGGCGCTGTCCTTCGGGGCCCGGTTCATCATCCTCGACGAGCCGACCGCGCAGCTCGACGCGGCGGCGATCAGCCGGCTGTTCGGGCGGATCCGGGACCTCCAGGAGCAGGGCGTCACCTTCCTGTTCATCAGCCATCACCTCCAGGAGATCTACGAGATCTGCGACACGGTGACGGTGTTCCGCGACGCCCGGCACATCCTCACCGCGCCCGTCGCCGGCCTGCCGCGCGCCGAACTCGTCGCCGCGATGACGGGTGACGGCGCGGCGGAGAGCGCCCGGGGACGCGCGCGTGCGGCGGACCCCTCGGCGCCGGCGGTCCTCGCGGTGGACGGTGCCGCTCTGGCGGGCGCCTACGACGGCGTGTCGTTCACGGTCCGCGCGGGCGAGATCGTGGGGCTGGCCGGCGCCGCGAGCAGCGGGCGCACGGAGCTGGCGGAGACCGTGGCGGGGCTGCGCGGCGCGGACGCCGGGACGGTGGAGGTCGCGGGCGTGCGGCCCCGGCCGGGCAGTGTGCCGGCGGCGCTGCGGGCGGGCGTCGGGTTCGTCCCGCAGGACCGGCACCACCAGGGGTACGTGCCGGGGATGTCCATCGCGGACAACGGGACGCTGACGATCCCGGGGCAGCTCGGGCGGCGCGGTTTCATCGACCGCCGCAGGCGCGACGCGCTCGCCGAGGAGATGATCGCGAACCTGGCGATCAAGACGCCGGGTCCCGGCCTTGAGGTGTCGGGGCTGTCCGGGGGCAACCAGCAGAAGGTCGTCATGGCCCGTGCGCTCGCCAGTGACCCCCGGGTGCTGGTGCTCATCAATCCGACCGCCGGTGTCGACGTGCGGTCCAAGGAGTTCCTGCTCGGCAAGGTCGAGGAGACCGCCGAGTCGGGCACCGGGGTGCTCATCGCCTCCGACGAACTCGACGACCTGCGGATGTGCGACCGGGTGCTGGTGATGTTCCAGGGCCGTGTGGTCGCCGAGAAGACCAGCGGCTGGCACGACCACGAACTGGTGGCCGCGATGGAAGGAGTGGACCTCGATGTCTGA
- a CDS encoding carbohydrate ABC transporter permease produces MTNASTIERSRAARRPVSPGLRHGGRGGRPVWEEPPTAVGQAAKGLTLGGVLAVVLVPLWIVALTSVSSPGAVNRAGGLVIWPDGLSLQAYREMLGDPTVRTALLVSLGITAVGTALSMVVSVLCAYGLSRPRSFGHRWVLLLLIVTMFVGGGMIPTFLVVTGLGGYNQYWALILPSAVSVFNVLVLRSFYSSTSGELIDAARMDGAGDWRILWSVVLPTSRAVTAVIALFYGVGYWNSFFNVMLYLPTESAKWPLQYVLLTYVNRGVGLPGSVNSGFGSESAQTAPLSLQMAVVVLTLVPLLVVYPFVQKHFRTGVLTGAIKG; encoded by the coding sequence ATGACGAACGCGTCCACGATCGAACGTTCCCGGGCCGCGCGCCGCCCCGTGTCCCCGGGCCTGCGGCACGGCGGGCGCGGTGGCCGTCCCGTGTGGGAGGAGCCGCCGACGGCCGTCGGGCAGGCGGCGAAGGGGCTGACGCTGGGCGGAGTGCTGGCGGTGGTGCTGGTCCCGCTGTGGATCGTCGCCCTCACCAGCGTCTCCTCCCCCGGCGCGGTGAACCGCGCGGGCGGTCTGGTGATCTGGCCCGACGGGCTGAGTCTGCAGGCGTACCGGGAGATGCTGGGCGACCCGACGGTGCGGACCGCGCTGCTGGTGAGCCTCGGCATCACGGCGGTCGGCACCGCGCTGTCGATGGTGGTGTCGGTGCTGTGCGCCTACGGCCTGTCGCGGCCGAGGTCGTTCGGGCACCGCTGGGTCCTGCTCCTGCTGATCGTCACGATGTTCGTCGGCGGCGGCATGATCCCGACGTTCCTGGTGGTCACCGGGCTCGGCGGCTACAACCAGTACTGGGCGCTGATCCTGCCGAGCGCCGTGTCCGTGTTCAACGTCCTGGTTCTGCGCTCGTTCTACTCGTCGACGTCGGGCGAGCTGATCGACGCGGCGCGGATGGACGGCGCGGGCGACTGGCGGATCCTGTGGTCGGTCGTCCTGCCCACCTCGCGCGCGGTGACGGCGGTGATCGCGCTGTTCTACGGGGTCGGCTACTGGAACTCCTTCTTCAACGTGATGCTCTACCTGCCGACCGAGAGCGCGAAGTGGCCGTTGCAGTACGTGCTGCTGACCTATGTCAACCGGGGTGTGGGGCTGCCGGGTTCGGTCAACTCCGGGTTCGGCTCCGAGAGCGCGCAGACCGCGCCGTTGTCCTTGCAGATGGCGGTGGTCGTGCTGACGCTCGTGCCGCTGCTGGTCGTCTATCCGTTCGTCCAGAAGCACTTCCGTACCGGGGTGCTGACGGGCGCGATCAAGGGGTGA
- a CDS encoding sugar ABC transporter substrate-binding protein — MTLGRIRYACFGALAALSVSVLTACQSSGSSAGAGGEGLVGVDYPRSDTDFWNSYIKYTPEYAKKLGLDLKTTNSQNDVAKLTANAQTFISQGVKGVAMAPQDTAAIAPTLAQMAAKKIPVVTVDTRPDTGKVYMVVRADNRAYGEKACRYLGTKLGGKGKVVMLQGDLSSINGRDRTEAFNACMKKNYPGIRVFGEATNWDGAVAAQKLQTDLTAHPDIKGVYMQSSFALAGTLQVLKQKGLLVGPKDPEHVFVVSNDGIPEELKDIAAGQIDATVSQPADLYAQYALHYLKAAIDGKTFKPGPTDHDSTIIQVRDGVLEDQLNAPLVTADGGTYGGVPSVRSDDPSLWGNNLG; from the coding sequence ATGACGCTCGGACGCATCCGGTACGCCTGTTTCGGCGCGCTCGCCGCCTTGTCGGTCTCCGTGCTCACCGCCTGCCAGAGTTCCGGCTCGTCGGCCGGGGCGGGCGGCGAGGGTCTGGTGGGGGTCGACTACCCCCGGTCCGACACCGACTTCTGGAACTCCTACATCAAGTACACGCCCGAGTACGCCAAGAAGCTGGGCCTCGACCTGAAGACCACCAACTCGCAGAACGACGTCGCGAAACTGACCGCCAACGCGCAGACGTTCATCAGCCAGGGCGTCAAGGGCGTGGCGATGGCCCCGCAGGACACCGCGGCGATCGCGCCGACGCTGGCGCAGATGGCGGCGAAGAAGATCCCCGTGGTGACCGTGGACACCCGCCCGGACACCGGCAAGGTCTACATGGTGGTGCGGGCGGACAACCGGGCGTACGGCGAGAAGGCGTGCCGGTACCTCGGGACGAAGCTGGGCGGCAAGGGCAAGGTCGTCATGCTGCAGGGCGACCTCTCCTCGATCAACGGCCGTGACCGCACGGAGGCGTTCAACGCCTGCATGAAGAAGAACTACCCCGGCATCAGGGTGTTCGGGGAGGCCACGAACTGGGACGGCGCCGTCGCCGCGCAGAAGCTCCAGACGGACCTGACCGCGCACCCGGACATCAAGGGCGTCTACATGCAGTCCAGTTTCGCGCTCGCCGGGACGCTCCAGGTGCTGAAGCAGAAGGGCCTGCTGGTCGGCCCGAAGGATCCCGAGCACGTCTTCGTGGTGTCGAACGACGGCATCCCCGAGGAGCTGAAGGACATCGCCGCCGGCCAGATCGACGCCACGGTCTCGCAGCCGGCCGACCTGTACGCCCAGTACGCGCTGCACTACCTGAAGGCGGCGATCGACGGCAAGACGTTCAAGCCCGGCCCCACGGACCACGACAGCACGATCATCCAGGTCCGTGACGGCGTGCTGGAGGACCAGCTGAACGCCCCGCTCGTGACCGCCGACGGCGGCACCTACGGCGGTGTGCCCAGCGTCCGCAGCGACGACCCGTCCCTGTGGGGCAACAACCTCGGCTGA
- the larB gene encoding nickel pincer cofactor biosynthesis protein LarB, producing the protein MNEVLNLGYARVDLDRESRQGLPEVVYGPGKTPEQITGIVTGLLAHNTGPVLVTRVTPDTAETVLATVAGGTYDAEARLLLWRPAPTGPFSVLVAAAGTSDRPVAAEAVAVATAVGLDTDAVHDVGVAGLDRLLQVRGRLQGADAVIVVAGMEGALASVVGGLVRAPVVAVPVSTGYGASLEGVTALLAMHASCAAGVSVVNIDSGFSAAMAVHRIAQAALPGKSPDHGGSW; encoded by the coding sequence GTGAACGAGGTGCTGAACCTCGGCTACGCCCGCGTCGACCTCGACCGCGAATCCCGCCAGGGCCTGCCCGAGGTCGTGTACGGGCCCGGCAAGACACCGGAGCAGATCACCGGGATCGTCACCGGACTGCTCGCCCACAACACGGGCCCGGTCCTGGTCACCCGCGTCACGCCGGACACCGCCGAGACCGTGCTGGCGACCGTCGCGGGCGGCACCTACGACGCCGAGGCCCGGCTGCTGCTGTGGCGGCCGGCCCCCACCGGCCCGTTCTCCGTCCTCGTCGCCGCCGCCGGGACGTCCGACCGGCCCGTCGCCGCCGAGGCCGTCGCCGTCGCCACCGCCGTCGGACTCGACACCGACGCCGTGCACGACGTCGGGGTGGCCGGGCTCGACCGGCTCCTCCAGGTCCGGGGCCGGCTCCAGGGCGCGGACGCGGTGATCGTCGTCGCCGGGATGGAGGGCGCCCTCGCCAGCGTCGTCGGCGGCCTGGTGCGCGCGCCGGTCGTCGCCGTGCCCGTCTCCACCGGCTACGGGGCCTCACTCGAAGGGGTCACCGCGCTCCTCGCGATGCACGCGTCCTGCGCCGCAGGGGTGAGCGTGGTGAACATCGACTCCGGGTTCTCAGCGGCGATGGCCGTGCACCGGATCGCCCAGGCCGCCCTGCCCGGAAAGTCCCCGGACCACGGAGGCTCCTGGTGA
- a CDS encoding ABC transporter permease, which produces MSETAATPGALDAGGRGIALARLRDFALVPAIVVIAIVGQLVNPVFLQVDNLINILQTMSEVAVLVLAQTLVLIVKKMDLSLESTVGLAPGVAAWLTVPAGATHGLGLLPGGWAVPVTLAVGLLVGVVNALFIIRFGLNGFIVTLGMLIVLRGILTGISGGQTFFQLPGSMLYLGTAQWLGMPASVWVCLALFAVGIVVLGFTSFGRSLYAIGGNVDAAKAAGIRTDRVLWTVIVVASLLAALSGLLLSGRLASVASAQGNGYIFTVFAAAVIGGISLNGGRGSVFGAFTGVLLLFLIQNVLTLAGVPAQWIGALNGAIILIALALSRVTGGKAQE; this is translated from the coding sequence ATGTCTGAGACGGCGGCCACGCCGGGCGCTCTCGACGCGGGCGGGCGCGGGATCGCGCTGGCCCGGCTGCGTGACTTCGCCCTCGTCCCCGCGATCGTCGTCATCGCGATCGTGGGGCAGCTCGTCAACCCCGTGTTCCTTCAGGTGGACAACCTGATCAACATCCTCCAGACGATGTCGGAGGTGGCGGTCCTGGTGCTGGCGCAGACGCTGGTGCTGATCGTCAAGAAGATGGACCTCTCTCTGGAGTCGACGGTGGGGCTCGCGCCCGGTGTCGCGGCCTGGCTCACGGTGCCGGCGGGCGCCACGCACGGGCTCGGGCTGCTGCCGGGCGGGTGGGCGGTGCCGGTCACGCTGGCCGTCGGTCTGCTGGTCGGCGTGGTCAACGCGCTGTTCATCATCCGGTTCGGGCTGAACGGGTTCATCGTGACCCTGGGGATGCTGATCGTGCTGCGCGGGATCCTCACGGGGATCTCGGGCGGGCAGACGTTCTTCCAGCTGCCGGGGTCGATGCTCTACCTGGGGACAGCCCAGTGGCTGGGGATGCCGGCGTCGGTGTGGGTGTGCCTGGCCCTGTTCGCCGTCGGGATCGTCGTCCTCGGCTTCACCAGCTTCGGGCGTTCCCTGTACGCGATCGGGGGGAACGTCGACGCGGCGAAGGCGGCCGGGATCCGTACGGACCGGGTCCTGTGGACGGTCATCGTCGTCGCGAGCCTGCTGGCGGCGCTGAGCGGCCTCCTCCTGTCGGGCCGGCTCGCCTCGGTCGCCTCGGCGCAGGGCAACGGCTACATCTTCACGGTGTTCGCCGCCGCCGTCATCGGCGGCATCAGTCTCAACGGCGGCAGGGGCAGCGTCTTCGGCGCCTTCACCGGCGTCCTCCTCCTCTTCCTCATCCAGAACGTCCTCACCCTCGCCGGGGTCCCCGCCCAGTGGATCGGCGCGCTCAACGGCGCGATCATCCTCATCGCGCTGGCGCTGTCCCGGGTGACGGGAGGCAAGGCGCAGGAGTAG
- a CDS encoding ABC transporter permease encodes MSTDRSRRGERAGRLVRLRRDRTLLLMTVPAVALLLVFNYVPLFGIVTAFQYYDPLIGVRYSDWAGLEQFRRLLDDPVFWQALKNTLYLSFVQLILFFPVPIALALLLNTVVSERIRNLFQSVVYLPHFFSWVLTITVFQQMLGGAGMLNQFLRDHSIGTWDIMTDPDTFALLVTSQAVWKEAGWGIIVFLAALSAINSEMYEAAAADGAGRWRRMWHITLPGLRGVIVLMLVLRLGNALSVGFEQFLIQRAAVGHDAADVLDTFAFYYGIATNDYSYGAAAGLFKSVISLLLIWGANKLAHAFGEDGLYRR; translated from the coding sequence GTGAGCACGGACCGGTCCCGGCGCGGCGAGCGGGCGGGCCGGCTGGTCAGGCTGCGCCGCGACCGGACGCTGCTGCTCATGACGGTGCCGGCGGTCGCGCTGCTGCTGGTCTTCAACTACGTGCCGCTCTTCGGGATCGTCACGGCGTTCCAGTACTACGACCCGCTGATCGGGGTGCGGTACAGCGACTGGGCGGGCCTGGAGCAGTTCCGGCGGCTGCTGGACGACCCGGTGTTCTGGCAGGCCCTGAAGAACACGCTGTACCTGAGCTTCGTCCAGCTGATCCTGTTCTTCCCGGTGCCGATCGCGCTGGCGCTGCTGCTGAACACCGTGGTCAGCGAACGGATCCGCAACCTGTTCCAGTCGGTCGTCTACCTGCCGCACTTCTTCTCGTGGGTGCTGACCATCACGGTCTTCCAGCAGATGCTGGGCGGGGCGGGCATGCTCAACCAGTTCCTGCGCGACCACTCCATCGGGACCTGGGACATCATGACCGACCCGGACACGTTCGCGCTGCTGGTCACCTCTCAGGCGGTGTGGAAGGAGGCGGGCTGGGGGATCATCGTCTTCCTCGCCGCGCTGAGCGCGATCAACTCCGAGATGTACGAGGCTGCGGCGGCCGACGGCGCCGGGCGGTGGCGGCGGATGTGGCACATCACGCTGCCGGGGCTGCGCGGGGTCATCGTCCTGATGCTGGTGCTGCGCCTGGGCAACGCCCTGTCGGTGGGGTTCGAGCAGTTCCTGATCCAGCGCGCGGCGGTCGGCCATGACGCGGCCGACGTCCTGGACACCTTCGCCTTCTACTACGGCATCGCGACCAACGACTACAGCTACGGGGCGGCGGCCGGCCTCTTCAAGAGCGTCATCTCGCTGCTGCTCATCTGGGGCGCCAACAAGCTGGCGCACGCCTTCGGGGAGGACGGGTTGTACCGGCGATGA